A genomic window from Variovorax paradoxus includes:
- a CDS encoding type VI secretion system amidase effector protein Tae4, translating into MPTFATLWANHPKIKGDDTLLDEKVYTDQCAIDVGAAFIRSAMDMRSFKGVYSWQKDKPRYPIRAQELANWLDSPAAGLMHRTEKYLGKEGFEKIAGRTGIIFIQNYWGEGRQGDHIDLWNGSRLTKFSSWFRIHWHFSVEGWATDMRKAEAIWFWYVP; encoded by the coding sequence ATGCCTACGTTCGCAACGCTTTGGGCCAATCATCCAAAAATCAAAGGTGACGATACCTTGTTGGATGAAAAGGTCTATACAGACCAATGCGCGATCGATGTCGGTGCAGCCTTTATTCGATCAGCTATGGACATGAGGTCCTTCAAAGGGGTCTATTCATGGCAAAAGGACAAGCCCAGGTATCCGATACGAGCACAGGAGCTCGCAAACTGGCTTGATTCCCCGGCAGCAGGGTTGATGCATCGAACTGAAAAGTACTTGGGCAAGGAAGGGTTCGAAAAGATTGCCGGCCGCACAGGGATCATCTTCATCCAGAACTACTGGGGAGAGGGCAGGCAGGGCGACCACATTGATCTATGGAACGGTTCCCGCTTGACGAAATTCTCTTCCTGGTTTCGTATTCATTGGCACTTTTCGGTCGAAGGATGGGCAACCGATATGAGGAAGGCAGAAGCCATCTGGTTCTGGTACGTGCCATGA